The following are encoded in a window of Brockia lithotrophica genomic DNA:
- a CDS encoding tetratricopeptide repeat-containing glycosyltransferase family 2 protein, translating into MDRGAETSEVPKREELLLSVAMIVRNEAEKLPRALTSVRNFADETVVVDTGSEDDTSEIAAAYGARVFSFPWRENFADARNASLERCKGRWILVLDADEWLTPESGPALRKLLQQEEQTPCCEAYQVRIVNLVADAAGEPRRLVHYAARLFRNNPAYRFTGRVHEQILPSILEHAPSRRFPVVGTAPIDLLHDGYASAAKNKVMRNLKLLEREWAESPANPFTAYNLGVEYLRLGDADRAAEFLERSISLSPPRMAYLPLAYRYLALAHAAKGDLVGALKAATRGTETFPESPDLWHLKGDLAWQAKDVHEARQAYLAAYALGEPPPGYPHEEGLGTYRTAFALGRLSEEGGNAESAVLWYLRALRHRSNDVQVLAALLQLVARTWGEEALPRFVLTHLRAQDESAREFLVRLLELLGYVRQAQALRLELRSTEAGETKASKGSEGGAP; encoded by the coding sequence ATGGACAGAGGAGCAGAAACGTCCGAAGTTCCCAAGCGGGAGGAACTTCTTCTTTCCGTGGCGATGATCGTGCGAAACGAGGCGGAAAAACTCCCCCGCGCCCTTACGAGCGTCCGCAACTTCGCGGACGAAACCGTAGTGGTCGACACGGGGTCCGAAGACGACACGTCAGAAATCGCCGCCGCATACGGCGCCCGAGTATTTTCCTTCCCTTGGCGGGAGAACTTTGCAGACGCGCGAAACGCCTCCCTGGAACGCTGTAAGGGGAGGTGGATCCTCGTGCTGGATGCGGACGAGTGGCTTACGCCCGAATCCGGTCCCGCCCTTCGGAAACTCCTCCAACAAGAAGAACAAACGCCCTGTTGCGAAGCTTACCAGGTGCGCATCGTAAACCTCGTTGCCGACGCGGCGGGCGAGCCGCGCCGTCTCGTCCACTACGCCGCTCGCCTTTTCCGCAACAACCCCGCCTACCGCTTTACCGGACGCGTACACGAACAAATCCTCCCCTCCATCCTGGAGCACGCTCCATCCCGCCGTTTTCCCGTCGTGGGAACCGCTCCGATAGACCTTCTCCACGACGGCTACGCAAGTGCGGCAAAGAACAAGGTGATGCGCAACCTCAAACTTCTCGAACGCGAGTGGGCGGAATCCCCTGCGAACCCATTCACCGCATACAACCTCGGCGTCGAGTACTTGCGCCTTGGAGACGCGGACCGTGCTGCGGAATTTCTGGAACGGTCGATCTCCCTCTCCCCGCCGCGCATGGCCTATCTCCCCCTCGCCTACCGATATCTCGCCCTCGCGCACGCCGCAAAGGGGGATCTCGTCGGCGCTCTGAAGGCGGCGACGCGGGGAACGGAAACCTTCCCCGAATCGCCGGACCTCTGGCACCTCAAGGGAGATCTCGCCTGGCAGGCAAAAGACGTGCACGAAGCCCGTCAAGCCTACCTTGCGGCCTACGCCTTGGGCGAACCCCCTCCCGGCTATCCCCACGAAGAGGGTCTGGGCACATACCGCACGGCGTTCGCCCTCGGGCGACTCAGCGAAGAAGGGGGGAACGCGGAATCTGCCGTCCTCTGGTACCTGCGCGCCTTACGGCACCGCTCCAACGACGTGCAGGTTCTTGCCGCCCTCCTTCAACTCGTTGCCCGTACGTGGGGCGAAGAAGCTCTCCCTCGCTTCGTCCTTACCCACTTACGAGCACAGGACGAAAGCGCGCGGGAATTCCTCGTGCGTCTCCTCGAACTCCTCGGCTACGTCCGCCAGGCGCAAGCTCTGCGCCTCGAACTGCGAAGTACCGAAGCGGGAGAAACAAAAGCCTCGAAAGGGAGCGAAGGCGGCGCGCCATAA
- a CDS encoding glycosyltransferase, with protein MPLASENRPRISLVMIVRDEAEFVADAIRSALPYVDEIVVGDTGSVDATPEIAASLGARVVSLPWEDDFSRARNRALTYARGEWILSLDADERIRKGDPEVLRRTLSRDDLWGGIVRIYHRLDPPSAGAWDNVLRLFRNDPRVVFEGRIHETVDASLARIPEAKVLPVPLVIEHLGYLDAVARKKTKTNRNLRLIELALAEHPCDARLYYALGTEWFAQGRYAEAEGPFRKALELLEGESKEAPPYLSDLSLKFLYTLFAQGKTEESLDWARRFLERLPDFPTLWEMYAQILLRNGKAEEAARAAHAALALGPKSAYAIPEGSGGFLAYSLLAQAHARLGNAEEALAASRAAREAYAKTTERNGVPATLPPEIFALPFLLNVLVQNSESPVLFLGTSPVLYQSLSAVLRELGALDASASSFFRPLEGETPSSDIPPARVAVVSDGRRELSSEDLRQKIEDLLNAGVETVYVIEPWSERSGPRVHLAALAARETLRIDVTPPSLLPYSETGLPAQIPPKNESEGERKFIHVYRVSRPPDFAPLSLDSLWDRCPEAAAAYPFEEILTTETRRTDDVDRLGTQEPTNKGGPLSPLSVGYVLPHHAPTGGLKVLLDHIRLLRRLGHRVIAFRPKDDRRPVLPVWYPFEDEEKPEEVYLDPQRPIPEQLEGYGLDVAVLGWLEHLVGAENARTPLLYLEQGHPWFFQDVPLAYDRGVRLSLLRFYRTPVFLATVSPFLQDILRRRYGRKSALVPNGVDTDRFRPNEGIKRDGDLPTVLLVGSPNRPFKGTDVALRVLDRLWREGLRFRLLWISPDPFRILHAPFPVEVVVDPPQERLPSLYQSADVLLFPSWYEGFALPPLEAMASGVAVVASECGGIRTYARPGKNALLAPPGDAETLAAYVKMLLRDARLRSRLVQIGRETARAFDLRRTVHRLETVLRCVANRG; from the coding sequence TTGCCGCTTGCGTCCGAAAATCGCCCCCGGATTTCTCTCGTGATGATCGTGCGCGACGAAGCCGAGTTCGTTGCCGACGCGATCCGCTCGGCACTCCCGTATGTAGACGAGATCGTCGTGGGGGATACCGGTTCTGTGGACGCCACCCCGGAGATCGCCGCTTCCCTCGGTGCCCGGGTCGTTTCCCTTCCTTGGGAGGACGACTTTTCCCGGGCGCGCAACCGAGCCCTTACGTACGCCCGTGGCGAGTGGATTTTGAGTCTCGACGCCGACGAGCGCATTCGCAAAGGCGACCCGGAAGTCCTGCGGCGAACGCTCTCCCGCGACGACCTATGGGGAGGAATTGTGCGCATCTACCACCGCCTCGATCCCCCCTCGGCAGGTGCTTGGGACAACGTCCTGCGCCTCTTTCGGAACGACCCTCGCGTCGTGTTCGAAGGGCGCATTCACGAAACGGTCGACGCTTCGCTTGCCCGGATTCCCGAGGCAAAGGTCCTCCCCGTACCCCTCGTCATCGAGCATCTCGGCTACCTCGATGCGGTGGCCCGCAAAAAGACGAAAACGAACCGCAACCTCCGCCTCATCGAACTCGCCCTGGCCGAACACCCCTGTGATGCGCGTCTATACTACGCCCTCGGCACGGAATGGTTTGCCCAAGGCCGGTACGCGGAAGCGGAAGGCCCCTTCCGCAAAGCCCTCGAACTCCTCGAAGGCGAAAGCAAAGAAGCTCCCCCTTATCTCTCCGATCTCTCCCTCAAGTTCCTCTACACGCTCTTTGCCCAGGGAAAGACAGAGGAGTCCCTCGATTGGGCCCGACGCTTTCTCGAGCGTTTACCCGATTTTCCCACGCTTTGGGAAATGTACGCTCAGATCCTCCTCCGGAACGGAAAAGCAGAAGAAGCCGCGCGCGCCGCCCACGCGGCCCTCGCCTTAGGACCCAAATCCGCCTACGCCATCCCCGAAGGGTCCGGAGGCTTCCTCGCCTACTCTCTTCTCGCCCAAGCTCACGCGCGTCTGGGTAACGCGGAGGAAGCTCTGGCGGCGAGCCGCGCCGCAAGAGAGGCATACGCGAAAACAACCGAACGCAACGGCGTGCCCGCTACCCTCCCTCCCGAAATCTTCGCCCTACCTTTCCTCTTGAACGTCCTCGTCCAAAACTCCGAAAGCCCGGTCCTTTTTCTCGGAACTTCGCCCGTTTTGTACCAATCTCTGAGCGCGGTGCTCCGTGAACTCGGCGCTTTGGATGCTTCCGCATCGTCTTTCTTTCGCCCGCTCGAAGGAGAGACGCCCTCCTCGGACATACCTCCTGCACGTGTCGCCGTGGTGAGCGACGGCAGGCGAGAACTTTCGTCCGAAGACCTGCGACAAAAAATCGAAGACCTCCTGAACGCTGGCGTGGAAACCGTCTACGTCATAGAACCGTGGTCCGAACGCTCGGGTCCGAGGGTCCACCTCGCCGCGCTCGCCGCAAGAGAAACCTTGCGAATAGACGTAACGCCCCCCTCGCTTCTGCCGTACTCCGAAACGGGACTCCCCGCTCAAATTCCTCCGAAAAACGAAAGCGAAGGCGAGCGGAAATTCATCCACGTGTACCGCGTCTCTCGTCCGCCCGACTTCGCTCCGCTTTCCTTGGATTCGCTTTGGGACCGCTGTCCAGAAGCCGCCGCGGCATACCCCTTTGAAGAGATCCTGACAACCGAAACGCGGCGGACCGATGACGTCGATCGTCTGGGAACCCAGGAGCCTACGAATAAGGGGGGGCCACTTTCGCCCCTGAGCGTCGGCTACGTACTTCCCCATCACGCGCCAACCGGGGGGCTCAAGGTCCTGCTCGACCACATACGTCTCTTGCGCCGTCTCGGTCACCGCGTAATCGCCTTCCGTCCGAAAGACGACAGACGCCCGGTACTCCCTGTTTGGTACCCCTTCGAAGACGAGGAAAAACCCGAGGAAGTCTATCTCGACCCCCAACGCCCCATTCCCGAACAGCTCGAAGGCTACGGCCTCGACGTCGCCGTCCTCGGGTGGTTGGAACACCTCGTCGGCGCGGAAAACGCGCGCACACCCCTCTTGTACCTGGAACAAGGCCATCCGTGGTTCTTTCAGGACGTCCCTCTTGCCTACGACCGAGGCGTGCGCCTTTCGCTCTTGCGGTTCTACCGAACGCCCGTGTTCCTCGCAACCGTTTCTCCCTTTCTCCAAGACATCCTCCGCAGGCGCTACGGCCGCAAGAGCGCCCTCGTCCCCAACGGCGTCGATACGGACCGCTTCCGGCCGAACGAAGGAATTAAAAGAGACGGCGATCTTCCTACCGTCCTCCTCGTCGGCTCACCCAACCGTCCCTTTAAGGGAACGGACGTGGCCTTGCGCGTACTCGACCGTCTCTGGCGGGAAGGCCTGCGTTTTCGCCTTCTCTGGATCAGTCCCGATCCCTTTCGCATTCTCCACGCCCCGTTCCCCGTCGAGGTCGTCGTCGACCCGCCTCAGGAACGACTTCCGAGCCTGTACCAAAGTGCCGACGTCCTTCTGTTCCCCTCCTGGTACGAAGGATTTGCCCTCCCGCCGCTCGAAGCCATGGCTTCCGGCGTCGCCGTCGTGGCCAGCGAATGCGGGGGGATCCGAACCTACGCACGACCCGGAAAAAATGCCCTCCTCGCACCTCCGGGAGACGCGGAAACGCTTGCCGCCTACGTAAAGATGCTCTTGCGTGACGCCCGCCTTCGCTCGCGCCTCGTTCAGATCGGACGGGAAACGGCGCGTGCCTTCGACCTCCGCCGCACGGTCCACCGCCTCGAAACCGTCCTTCGCTGCGTGGCAAACCGCGGATAG
- a CDS encoding ABC-ATPase domain-containing protein, producing the protein MRVLTADGLRERLRRIDGRGYKAYRDLEGAYRFAGFILYVDHAQGDPFAPPSRVRVRVRLEDAGFPSWSWAGRVAQVALCDFLARKLFHAARTFSRRTGTGNGGQIFTAVPGQEILERSAVVLDRASDGPYLEARFAVGLPARGRTIDGGAAQELFFVQIPQLVARALGFHADDAEALGRHVAVAEDQAALRVLLEERGWVAFVADGSILPRLSGASDAPMPKERAVAFVSPPERRVAVRLPHAGEITGMAVPRGVTLIVGGGYHGKSTLLRALELGVYDHVPGDGREYVVTLRDAVKIRAEDRRSVVGVDIHAFIGELPGGTDTRCFTSASASGSTSQAANLVEAWEAGARLILMDEDTSATNFLVRDARMQALVPKSSEPITPLVDRVREVYRVLGMSTILVVGGVGDYLDVADTVIRMDRYRAFEATAEAREVVRRIPSRRNPEEAEPLVPPRPRVFHVASFRREERERVRAEGLREIRFGRETIDLAAVEQLVDEGQTRALAYILARMEKFADYLSVRKTGGARKDAEEGWMELREFLAALEALREEKGVDGLFLPGETPTGDLVFPRPYEIAAAINRARVLRARPKG; encoded by the coding sequence ATGCGCGTGTTGACAGCAGATGGCCTCCGCGAACGGTTGCGCCGCATCGACGGAAGGGGATACAAGGCCTACCGCGATTTGGAAGGTGCTTACCGGTTTGCGGGTTTTATCCTCTACGTCGATCACGCCCAAGGAGACCCGTTTGCTCCGCCGTCCCGCGTTCGCGTTCGTGTCCGACTCGAAGACGCCGGATTTCCTTCCTGGAGTTGGGCGGGTCGTGTCGCGCAAGTTGCCCTTTGCGATTTTCTCGCCCGCAAGCTTTTTCACGCGGCGCGAACATTTTCAAGGCGTACCGGGACGGGCAACGGGGGCCAGATCTTCACCGCCGTTCCCGGTCAAGAGATCCTCGAGCGTTCCGCCGTCGTACTTGACCGGGCTTCCGACGGACCCTACTTGGAGGCGCGCTTCGCAGTAGGTCTTCCCGCCCGCGGGCGGACGATCGACGGCGGGGCGGCGCAGGAACTTTTTTTCGTACAGATCCCGCAGCTTGTCGCCCGTGCTCTCGGATTTCACGCGGATGACGCAGAGGCGCTCGGACGGCACGTCGCGGTCGCAGAAGATCAGGCCGCGTTGCGCGTGCTTCTCGAAGAACGGGGTTGGGTTGCCTTTGTAGCCGACGGGAGCATCTTGCCGCGCCTTTCGGGGGCCTCCGATGCCCCGATGCCCAAGGAACGCGCGGTCGCGTTCGTAAGCCCCCCGGAAAGACGGGTTGCGGTACGTCTCCCGCACGCGGGCGAAATTACGGGGATGGCCGTCCCCCGGGGAGTCACCCTCATCGTAGGCGGCGGGTACCACGGAAAGAGCACGCTCCTTCGGGCCCTCGAGCTCGGAGTGTATGACCACGTTCCCGGGGACGGGCGTGAGTACGTGGTCACGCTTCGGGATGCCGTGAAGATCCGGGCCGAAGACCGTCGGTCCGTCGTCGGCGTAGACATCCACGCCTTTATTGGCGAGCTTCCCGGGGGCACGGATACACGTTGCTTCACGAGCGCCTCGGCAAGCGGAAGTACGTCTCAGGCGGCAAATCTCGTAGAAGCTTGGGAAGCCGGAGCGCGTCTCATCCTCATGGACGAGGATACGAGTGCCACAAATTTCCTCGTCCGCGACGCGCGCATGCAGGCGCTCGTGCCCAAATCCTCCGAACCCATTACCCCTCTGGTAGACCGCGTCCGCGAAGTTTACCGGGTCTTGGGGATGTCGACGATCCTCGTCGTAGGTGGCGTCGGTGACTATCTGGACGTTGCCGACACGGTGATCCGCATGGACCGCTACCGCGCGTTTGAGGCTACGGCGGAAGCCCGGGAGGTCGTGCGGCGCATTCCTTCCCGGCGCAATCCAGAAGAAGCCGAACCTCTCGTTCCTCCTCGGCCGCGCGTGTTTCACGTCGCGTCGTTCCGTCGAGAGGAGCGGGAACGCGTGCGCGCGGAGGGTCTTCGGGAGATCCGATTCGGACGCGAAACGATCGACCTTGCGGCGGTGGAGCAGCTTGTCGACGAAGGACAAACGCGGGCTTTGGCATACATCCTCGCCCGCATGGAGAAATTTGCGGACTATCTTTCCGTCCGGAAAACGGGTGGAGCGCGCAAAGACGCCGAGGAGGGCTGGATGGAGCTGAGGGAGTTCCTTGCGGCGCTCGAAGCGCTGCGGGAGGAAAAAGGCGTGGACGGCCTCTTTCTCCCCGGGGAAACCCCGACGGGCGACCTCGTTTTTCCCCGACCTTACGAAATCGCGGCGGCGATCAACCGTGCCCGCGTTTTGCGCGCGCGACCCAAGGGGTGA
- a CDS encoding glycosyltransferase family 2 protein, producing MHTRVSVIVPAWNAERTIEQAIRSALGQTLKDLEVIVIDDGSKDGTADVVRRIAAEDERVRLLQNEVNRGPSAARNLGLREARGDWIAILDADDFFIREDRLERLIAIGEEYGADIVADDIYQFKDGDTRCLSMFKERGININYPLEINLDFFIGRDLGYFKPIFRAKFIKDKSIEYNENLIIREDFVFILELMLNGANFFLYPEAGYAYRRHQESIQVKIYNEKETINKESIEYIKDILNNPKIDKNVRKSLARYIILAEYYRFVSMIKRKKFLDSITIIKENPGVISFILKRVFKKIKPK from the coding sequence GTGCACACTCGGGTTAGCGTCATAGTTCCTGCCTGGAACGCCGAGCGAACGATCGAACAGGCGATTCGATCGGCGCTAGGGCAAACGCTTAAAGATCTCGAGGTCATCGTGATCGACGACGGCTCGAAAGACGGGACCGCCGATGTTGTACGGAGGATTGCCGCGGAAGACGAACGCGTGCGCCTTTTGCAAAACGAGGTAAACCGTGGTCCGAGCGCGGCTCGAAACCTCGGGCTTCGCGAGGCGCGCGGGGATTGGATAGCGATTTTAGACGCCGATGACTTTTTCATCCGCGAGGATCGATTGGAACGGCTCATTGCAATTGGAGAAGAGTATGGTGCGGACATCGTTGCGGATGATATTTATCAATTTAAGGACGGAGACACACGTTGTTTGTCTATGTTTAAAGAAAGAGGTATTAACATAAATTACCCCTTAGAAATAAATCTCGACTTTTTTATAGGTCGAGACCTCGGATATTTTAAACCGATATTTAGGGCAAAATTTATTAAAGACAAATCAATAGAATACAACGAGAATTTGATAATACGAGAAGATTTTGTTTTTATTTTGGAACTTATGTTAAATGGAGCGAATTTTTTTCTCTACCCGGAAGCCGGATATGCATATCGTAGACATCAAGAATCAATTCAGGTAAAGATCTATAATGAAAAAGAAACTATAAACAAAGAAAGCATAGAATATATAAAAGATATACTTAACAACCCTAAAATTGACAAAAATGTCCGTAAAAGTTTAGCTAGATATATAATCCTCGCAGAATATTATAGGTTTGTATCTATGATAAAAAGAAAAAAATTTTTAGATTCAATCACAATTATAAAAGAAAATCCCGGAGTAATAAGTTTTATTTTGAAACGTGTTTTTAAAAAGATAAAACCAAAATAA
- a CDS encoding MGDG synthase family glycosyltransferase: protein MSRKTKESLFIVTSGFGDGHRRVAEVLALALRRADPERPVRIVDLYATLTPRLYPLALRGYLLTLRRAPELLGATYAWSARIRRGAFPRIRLRLPKLDLPVHLHVPGLHERTPSLRPSAALAHAFATIFDGRTPGTVVATAPVPLLLVGEWKRRQGLSFPLVYLATDFIPHLVVAREEVDLYLVAHDEAKARLAALGVAPERIRVTGIPVHPAFVRASSVRSKRLARSRKAGPLCLLVAGGGWGLVAGAEALVRDLLASPRFFSAADPRSGGSTPFLRMLVLGGKNPDAAQKSVDRLSHPAIAWKVLPYLDPGQVAALLATADGFLTKPGGISLAEALTVGIPAFLLPPLPGPEEENARFLTEAGLVGSGGGEQLLDWLRGISDPKLQRETAARQHGVVSPHAAERVVRELLGFLGESGQNVRRTQR, encoded by the coding sequence ATGAGTCGCAAAACGAAAGAGTCCCTCTTCATCGTCACCAGCGGATTCGGAGACGGCCACAGGCGGGTCGCAGAGGTCCTCGCACTTGCCCTCCGAAGGGCCGACCCCGAACGTCCCGTCCGCATCGTGGACCTCTACGCAACGCTCACCCCGAGGCTGTATCCCTTGGCCCTTCGCGGGTACCTCCTCACGCTCCGAAGGGCTCCCGAACTCTTGGGGGCTACGTATGCGTGGAGTGCCCGAATCCGAAGGGGCGCCTTCCCGCGCATCCGCCTGAGGCTCCCCAAGCTCGACTTACCCGTACACCTACACGTCCCCGGCCTTCACGAGAGAACCCCATCCCTTCGCCCTTCCGCCGCCCTCGCCCACGCCTTTGCCACAATCTTCGACGGAAGGACGCCCGGAACGGTCGTCGCCACCGCGCCCGTTCCCCTCCTCCTCGTGGGCGAATGGAAGCGCCGACAAGGCCTATCCTTTCCTCTGGTTTACCTGGCAACGGACTTCATCCCACACCTGGTGGTGGCGCGGGAGGAGGTCGACCTCTACCTCGTGGCGCACGACGAGGCAAAAGCCCGCCTTGCCGCCCTGGGAGTCGCGCCGGAACGCATCCGCGTTACGGGAATCCCCGTGCACCCCGCATTCGTCCGCGCTTCTTCCGTCCGGTCGAAGCGCCTCGCGCGCAGCCGGAAGGCTGGACCGCTCTGCCTTCTCGTCGCCGGAGGCGGATGGGGGCTCGTAGCCGGGGCAGAAGCGCTCGTCCGAGACCTCCTCGCCTCTCCCCGGTTTTTCTCGGCAGCCGATCCGCGAAGCGGAGGATCCACACCCTTTCTCCGCATGTTGGTCCTCGGGGGCAAAAACCCGGATGCGGCCCAAAAAAGCGTCGACCGCCTGAGCCACCCGGCGATCGCATGGAAGGTTCTGCCGTACCTCGATCCGGGTCAGGTCGCCGCCCTCCTCGCGACCGCAGACGGTTTTCTCACGAAACCGGGTGGGATCTCCTTGGCCGAGGCGCTCACGGTAGGCATACCGGCATTCCTCCTTCCGCCCCTTCCGGGCCCCGAAGAAGAAAACGCTCGTTTCCTCACGGAGGCAGGCCTTGTCGGTTCCGGAGGGGGAGAGCAACTCCTCGACTGGCTTCGCGGAATATCCGACCCAAAGCTGCAAAGAGAAACCGCGGCCCGACAGCACGGCGTAGTCTCCCCCCACGCCGCCGAACGCGTCGTACGCGAGCTCCTCGGGTTTCTCGGGGAAAGCGGGCAAAACGTCAGGCGGACGCAAAGGTGA
- a CDS encoding uracil-DNA glycosylase, whose product MDSTGHQLSLFGDDPENALAFVQSLDELAREIRRCNRCPLAEERIRAVPGEGPEDAPVVFIGEGPGADEDRTGRPFVGRAGRYFDEVLAKVGIPRSGIYITNVVKCRPPGNRVPRPEEAAACLPFLWRQIELIRPKVLVLLGGVAARYVLKDGRGVGELRGTWHGPLKEAYVLVTYHPAGVLRDRRKEEEFLADMALVARAYRKLMRQRSQNSRPKEFGKGV is encoded by the coding sequence GTGGACTCCACCGGCCATCAGCTCAGCCTCTTCGGCGACGATCCGGAAAACGCCTTGGCATTTGTCCAAAGCCTCGACGAGCTCGCGCGGGAGATCCGTCGCTGCAACCGCTGTCCGTTGGCGGAGGAACGAATCCGGGCGGTTCCGGGAGAAGGGCCGGAGGACGCGCCCGTCGTCTTTATCGGCGAAGGTCCGGGGGCAGACGAGGATCGGACGGGGCGTCCCTTTGTCGGTCGGGCGGGACGCTATTTCGACGAAGTTCTCGCTAAGGTGGGGATCCCGCGGAGCGGGATCTACATCACAAACGTCGTAAAATGCCGCCCTCCCGGAAACCGCGTTCCTCGGCCCGAAGAGGCGGCGGCATGCCTTCCTTTCCTTTGGCGGCAGATCGAGCTCATCCGTCCCAAGGTCTTGGTCCTTCTCGGGGGAGTTGCGGCCCGCTACGTATTAAAGGATGGGCGCGGCGTTGGCGAACTTCGCGGGACTTGGCATGGTCCCCTAAAAGAGGCGTACGTGCTCGTGACGTATCACCCGGCGGGCGTCCTCCGCGACCGCAGGAAGGAAGAGGAATTTCTCGCGGATATGGCCCTTGTCGCCCGCGCCTATCGCAAGCTCATGCGGCAGAGATCCCAAAATTCCCGGCCGAAGGAGTTCGGGAAAGGCGTCTGA
- a CDS encoding LiaF transmembrane domain-containing protein, with protein MSRFWEEGVKDLGNMAAGRVLSAFALIMLGLVWLLERMSVLHVDPNAAIHLLWPLLLVYVGLEGILRGNMRVLGSITLLLGIGLFLVNLGLRINVEGYVAERLVLRLPFLTLYVGAFLVRYWPVFLVVSGIVALLQAGKRWVGAILFFVGFFLQMHVLGMVDELPWDILWSLSLASIGLNLLFPDA; from the coding sequence GTGTCGCGTTTTTGGGAAGAGGGGGTGAAGGATTTGGGGAACATGGCTGCCGGTAGGGTATTGAGCGCCTTTGCCCTGATCATGCTCGGACTCGTCTGGCTTTTGGAGCGCATGAGCGTACTGCACGTAGACCCGAACGCCGCAATTCACCTCCTTTGGCCGCTTCTCCTCGTGTACGTGGGTTTAGAGGGGATCCTGCGGGGAAACATGCGCGTCTTGGGGAGTATTACCCTGCTTCTGGGAATCGGACTCTTCCTTGTAAACTTGGGGCTTCGGATCAACGTCGAAGGGTACGTGGCGGAACGCCTTGTCCTTCGGCTGCCCTTCCTTACGCTCTACGTCGGCGCTTTCCTCGTCCGCTATTGGCCGGTATTCCTCGTAGTTTCCGGGATCGTCGCGCTCCTTCAGGCCGGGAAGCGATGGGTAGGTGCGATTCTCTTTTTCGTCGGATTCTTCCTCCAGATGCACGTCTTGGGGATGGTGGACGAACTTCCGTGGGACATCCTTTGGTCTCTTTCGTTGGCTTCGATCGGTTTGAACTTGCTCTTCCCGGACGCGTGA